Proteins encoded together in one Kitasatospora albolonga window:
- a CDS encoding protoporphyrinogen oxidase: MHRSHQDADPPARHVVVLGGGIAGLAAAHRLVATGLRVTLLEATDRLGGKLMTGEVAGVRVDLGAESVLARRPEAVALAEAVGLSGRLQPPATATASLWTRDALRPMPTGHVMGVPGDPAALGGVLSPEGLARIAEERDLTPTPVGDDVAVGAYVADRLGREVVDRLVEPLLGGVYAGDAYRISLRAAVPQLYEAVKEGGPLLEAVRRIQERAAARQQTGPVFQGLAGGIGTLPDAVADAVRAGGGEIRTETPVLGLTRNGTGWAVRTDTGMITADGIVLATPAWSASALLAAESPAASAELAGVEYASMALVTMAFRRADIEAYEALRGRSGFLVPPVDGRTIKASTFSTNKWQWVADAAPGLFVLRTSVGRYGEEEHLHREDGELVAVSLRDLREATGLAARPVDTEVTRWIGGLPQYPVGHHTRVARIRDEVAKLPALRVCGAVYDGVGIPACVASAQRAADEIAGDLTGPGAGPGTGKITNEIIATPTLVRGTESEAGQ, encoded by the coding sequence ATGCACCGTTCACATCAGGACGCCGACCCGCCCGCGCGCCATGTCGTCGTCCTCGGCGGCGGCATCGCCGGACTGGCCGCCGCCCACCGCCTGGTCGCCACCGGTCTGCGGGTCACGCTCCTGGAGGCGACGGACCGGCTCGGCGGCAAGCTGATGACCGGCGAGGTCGCGGGCGTCCGGGTCGACCTCGGCGCCGAGTCGGTGCTCGCCCGCCGCCCCGAGGCGGTCGCCCTGGCCGAGGCCGTCGGGCTCTCCGGCCGCCTCCAGCCGCCCGCCACCGCCACCGCCTCCCTCTGGACGCGCGACGCGCTGCGCCCGATGCCCACGGGCCACGTCATGGGCGTCCCCGGCGACCCGGCGGCCCTCGGCGGGGTGCTGTCCCCCGAGGGGCTGGCCCGGATCGCCGAGGAGCGCGACCTCACCCCGACCCCCGTCGGCGACGATGTGGCGGTCGGCGCGTACGTGGCCGACCGGCTCGGCCGCGAGGTCGTCGACCGGCTGGTGGAACCCCTCCTCGGCGGGGTCTACGCGGGCGACGCCTACCGGATCTCGCTGCGCGCCGCCGTACCGCAGCTCTACGAAGCGGTGAAGGAGGGCGGCCCGCTGCTGGAGGCCGTCCGCCGCATCCAGGAGCGCGCGGCGGCCCGGCAGCAGACCGGACCCGTCTTCCAGGGCCTCGCGGGCGGCATCGGCACCCTCCCGGACGCCGTGGCCGACGCCGTACGGGCCGGGGGCGGCGAGATCCGTACGGAGACCCCCGTCCTCGGCCTGACCCGTAACGGCACGGGCTGGGCGGTCCGCACCGACACCGGGATGATCACCGCCGACGGCATCGTCCTGGCCACCCCCGCCTGGTCCGCCTCCGCCCTGCTGGCCGCCGAGTCCCCGGCCGCCTCCGCCGAGCTGGCCGGGGTGGAGTACGCCTCGATGGCCCTGGTCACGATGGCCTTCCGGCGCGCCGACATCGAGGCGTACGAGGCCCTGCGCGGCCGTTCCGGCTTCCTCGTGCCGCCGGTCGACGGCCGCACCATCAAGGCGTCCACCTTCTCCACCAACAAGTGGCAGTGGGTCGCCGACGCCGCCCCCGGCCTGTTCGTGCTCCGTACCTCCGTCGGCCGGTACGGCGAGGAGGAGCACCTGCACCGCGAGGACGGCGAACTCGTCGCCGTATCCCTGCGCGACCTCCGCGAGGCCACCGGACTCGCCGCGCGCCCCGTCGACACCGAGGTCACCCGCTGGATCGGCGGACTCCCGCAGTACCCGGTCGGCCACCACACCCGGGTCGCCCGCATCCGTGACGAGGTCGCGAAACTGCCCGCCCTGCGGGTCTGCGGCGCGGTCTACGACGGGGTCGGCATCCCCGCCTGCGTCGCGAGCGCGCAGCGGGCGGCCGACGAGATCGCGGGCGACCTCACGGGGCCCGGCGCGGGGCCCGGCACGGGGAAGATCACGAACGAGATCATCGCCACGCCGACCCTGGTTCGGGGCACGGAGAGCGAGGCGGGACAATAG
- a CDS encoding protease, whose product MRAVPLYVTLGSLVLSAALTTAPATARDGGPGTASASAEERGTAVAAARAAAAGIAFGACPEEEQLPDSLMCGTVSVPLDYARPDGRTIELTVSRSPATGGAAGRQGSFVYNPGGPGASSITFPLMGEMSEWKEVAAAYDMVGYAPRGVGDSAPLSCQDPAAFAKSPTDSPAHPTAAYKERRIAEARAYARGCERNAGEALRHYTSLNNARDLEVLRAALGDEQLTFMGASYGTYLGSLYATLFPSRVRRMVLDSAVDPDPEKIWYRSNLDQSLAFESRWEDFRRWVAQHDDVYRLGTTPEAVQRHYDAVRTELAAEPAGGTVGPGQFHAAFLQAAYYDDYWAMRATALSEYVRGNPEPVITQMSPRAVTAKGDENARAVYTAVECNDAPWPQEWEVWDRDHTDLARIAPFQTWDNAFTNLPCAFWPAPRQRPLDVSTEWGELPPVLILAAERDAATPYQGALELQRRLRGAALVTERGAGTHGVGGFGNACVDEHMRRYLLTGAVPVGDAECAPRAEPNPVSLD is encoded by the coding sequence GTGAGAGCAGTACCCCTGTACGTCACGCTCGGCTCCCTGGTCCTGTCCGCCGCCCTGACCACCGCCCCCGCGACCGCCCGGGACGGCGGCCCCGGCACCGCCTCCGCCTCCGCCGAGGAGCGCGGTACGGCGGTGGCGGCGGCCCGCGCGGCGGCGGCCGGGATCGCCTTCGGGGCGTGCCCGGAGGAGGAGCAGCTGCCGGACTCGCTGATGTGCGGCACCGTCAGCGTCCCCCTGGACTACGCGCGGCCCGACGGGCGGACCATCGAACTCACCGTCAGCCGCTCCCCGGCGACCGGCGGGGCGGCCGGCCGCCAGGGGTCCTTCGTCTACAACCCGGGCGGGCCCGGCGCCTCCAGCATCACCTTCCCGCTGATGGGCGAGATGTCCGAGTGGAAGGAGGTCGCGGCGGCGTACGACATGGTCGGGTACGCCCCGCGCGGTGTCGGCGACTCCGCCCCGCTCTCCTGCCAGGACCCCGCCGCGTTCGCGAAGAGCCCCACCGACTCCCCCGCCCACCCGACGGCCGCGTACAAGGAGCGGCGGATCGCGGAGGCGCGGGCGTACGCGCGGGGGTGCGAGCGGAACGCGGGCGAGGCGCTGCGGCACTACACCTCGCTCAACAACGCCCGTGACCTGGAGGTGCTGCGGGCCGCCCTCGGTGATGAACAGCTGACCTTCATGGGGGCCTCGTACGGCACGTATCTGGGTTCCCTGTACGCGACCCTCTTTCCCTCACGCGTACGCCGTATGGTCCTCGATTCCGCGGTCGACCCGGACCCGGAGAAGATCTGGTACCGCTCCAACCTCGATCAGTCGCTGGCCTTCGAGTCCCGCTGGGAGGACTTCCGGCGCTGGGTCGCCCAGCACGACGACGTCTACCGGCTCGGCACCACGCCCGAGGCCGTACAGCGCCATTACGACGCCGTGCGCACCGAGCTGGCGGCCGAACCGGCGGGCGGGACGGTGGGGCCGGGGCAGTTCCACGCGGCGTTCCTCCAGGCCGCGTACTACGACGACTACTGGGCGATGCGGGCGACCGCCCTCTCCGAGTACGTCCGGGGCAATCCGGAGCCGGTGATCACCCAGATGTCGCCGCGCGCGGTGACGGCGAAGGGCGACGAGAACGCGCGGGCCGTCTACACCGCTGTCGAGTGCAACGACGCGCCCTGGCCGCAGGAGTGGGAGGTGTGGGACCGCGACCATACGGACCTCGCCCGCATCGCCCCGTTCCAGACCTGGGACAACGCCTTCACCAACCTGCCGTGCGCCTTCTGGCCCGCGCCCCGGCAGCGGCCGCTGGACGTCTCCACGGAGTGGGGCGAGCTGCCCCCGGTGCTCATCCTGGCGGCGGAGCGCGATGCGGCGACCCCGTACCAGGGGGCTCTGGAGCTCCAGCGGCGGCTGCGCGGCGCGGCGCTCGTGACGGAGCGGGGCGCGGGGACGCATGGCGTCGGCGGGTTCGGGAACGCCTGCGTGGACGAGCACATGCGGCGGTATCTGCTGACGGGCGCGGTGCCCGTGGGGGACGCGGAGTGCGCCCCGCGCGCGGAGCCGAACCCCGTCTCGCTGGACTAG